The Vidua chalybeata isolate OUT-0048 chromosome 17, bVidCha1 merged haplotype, whole genome shotgun sequence genome contains the following window.
TGTAATTATTCCTCAGTTCCCACTTCCCTCAAGAACAGCCCTGAACACGGGAGTGCACACAAGGCTTTGGTGTGGTATTAAGCCTTGAAGTAAACCTGCAAgctttccctgtccctgcaggactgGGATGTTCTTTCTCAAGAATAGCaccaagaagcagcagaggacaAAATGACCCTGAAGGAGTCTTAAAACATGACTAACAGCACGCCAGTACTTGTCACCCCGAGGCAGCACTGCCCTCTGCTCCACACCCTGATCCCAAGCACAGCactctccctgctcctttctGAGGGAGATACTGGCACCTACTGGACACCAGTTTATATCCAGGCTGAGGTGACTGGGAGAAAGACAAATATCCTTGTACATGAAAAATGAGCAGATTTTGAGAAGGGATGGACTGTCTTGCTGCAGGGCAGCCCTAAGAAGTGACCTCGGGGTGGCCTTCCAAGCTGGCTCCTGTCCAGAGAAACACTTGTGTAAACTCTTCCCTCTgaaaggctgctgctgtttgaaacTCTGCTTACGGGGGCTTTGGTCAGGATGGGCTCCTGGTGAAATCCCCCAATACAAAAAGTGCTGGTTACATTTGTTTAGACAGAAATCCTCCTTTGGAGACCTGCTGAGCTTGTAAAGCAGCAGGATGTCATCCTGCCCCCATTTACAGTGTCTGACTGTGAGAGCAGGGATTGAAATACAGCTCAGCTGCCCAGTTACAGAACTCAAAAGAGCAGCTTCAGAGAGTTTATCAGTCTCACATCATCCTACCACTTTTCAACAAACTGAATTAGCAAACgatttatgcaaataaaaaacttaCAAATATTAACATACAAAGGGAAGTTACTGCAGCAAGATGCTgcacaggagaaaaatctgTCTCTAGACCTGGCTTTGCCCTCGTTTGGGGTTGCACAACATGGCCATCCCTCAGTGGAAACCAGGCAGGATGTGGGGCTGCTTGCTTGGGCCGATGGATCTGGAGGAATCACCCAGCTCTGGACCCCCAGCAGTAAGGGGATGTCCCTGCCTGGTTAAGTTTATTTGAAGGACCTCTAAATATTCAAGAAATAACAACAGTCTCTTACTTCACATCACTCTACCAGGCAAGACCTGTTGCTGGACTGCTGAAGCCTGATGGGAAAGCCCATCCAAGGGGGAAGAGCATCATGGCTCCAGGACACTTTTGCAGGtttccccagggcagctccaggctcaggctggacaTGTGGAGATCCTGGACTGCTGACACTCCCTCTGAAGTGGGGTTACGCCAGCTGACTTCCCAAGACAGCACTCAATGATGCCTTCCTTTCAGAGCAGAGGTATGAAATGTTTATTGTAGGAAATTTTATGTGCCCCAGACAGTGGGCACCTCACAGCCAAGTGTTCTCTGGCTGCATCCTTCTGTTGCCATGATACAGACACTCGTGGTATTTCTTGAAGTGCTCAGCTTCCCAGGAGAGCCGTAACACTCACAGcaacattatatttttattattacaaaaGATTTCTTCAGCAAACTGCTGTCTGTCACCTCTATGTATCAAACATGGAAACAGCAAACAAACCCATCTAACATTACAGGTTATTATTTAGTGTCTCAGCTGGTGATTCAGGTAAGTACAACTATTGTCTTTCTCCCCATCCATTCACTTCCTTGACTCTTTCCCAAGCAAAGCCCAAAGAAGTCACAGattggaagcagcagctcccagccccactgctcacCGTGCCAGCTCCAGCAAGAAGAGCTGACCATTGTGTTACCCATTCAGGCACTCCCACATCGTTAAATTCCAAATGCTCCTCACGCACCGAGTTTTGCTACCTGGCCTTTAACAGTCTCATGAGTGAAGAGTTTAAGGGCACACTCTCCATACAGTCATATTAATACTTTGTGTTAACAAAATAAACATCTGCTATCTGCTCCTCCCCCGCTGTCAGCCGATGCCAGAGGAGACGCTCACTCTCATGCAGTCACCGaggtccaaaaaaaaaaaaaaaaaaaaattcataaagtCTAAACAGACCTGCTGTGCTTCTTCAGGGATGATTATTGGATGCATTGTGCTGGGAACAACGAGCAAACGCAGCATGTTGTTGCCAGAGGCAGTCTATACGTTGGATTTGGGGGCGGAGTTGAGGGGGATCTCCCGGAGCTCGATCCTCATGCACAGGTACTCCCCGATGGCCGCCATCAGCGCCGTGCACACGATGTGCACCAGCCACCACGTCAGCGTCGAGGGGAAGCGCGAGTTGTAGgcccagcagcccaggaggTGGAAGAAGTGAACGGTGACGGTGAAATCCAGGCACTGCTTCCCTCGGCGGATGAAGTACAGCAAGCCCAGAGCGCTGCAGAGAAAAGGCAAGAGGTTAATGAACGCCACCAGACCTATGGGAAAGGTGCTGCAGCAAGAGCTATCAGCAGTTGTCAGGGCTGATTATGGAGTGGGTTTAAAacttcttcaaatattttaagaatagGTTGTTTCTGAcctctctcctggctgctgcagcaagaCTTACAGACTTGCAGCTTTTAAATTACATGATGGCAGGAAAATGATATTTTAGTGCAGGGATTTATAAACTATCTCCTCTAGTAATCTCTGTTCAGTGGCAAAATACATTAGTGTTTATAGATCAGTGTTTGCTGAGATCCGTTAATTCTAACTTTTAGTAAAATCTCCCACAAAAGCAAATCTCATTCTCAgcaaggaaactgaggcagtGAAGTGAAATGACTTTTCCATGTTTTAGAAAGCCAAGTCATCAGTTCCCAACTGCCCTCGGCAAACATGCTTAAGAAGGCACAGGGATTTTGGGAGATGTTTGGAGAGAGGCAGTACACCACACTGAATTCTTTCACAGCTTAATGGTACGAAAGGACAAGATGCAGGTGCTCCAGCTAGCTGCAGACTTACCAAGTGAGTGCATTGAGGATGAAAGCCATCATGGAGAGCCTCCCCGGCGGGGTTGAGAAGCCTAAAATCTACATGGGACTATTAGTAGGAACGCGCGGCACAAATCGCAGCCCgagtggcacagccctgcatgGATCAGGATCTACAGGAGGAGCTGGacatgtctgtctgtctgtctgtctgtccgtcttGGGGCACCTACGGGAAAGGTCTGGTTCTGTGCTGAGGGGAACCACCTAAACTGGGGGTGGAGGGCGTGCGTCCATACTGGGGTTATTTCTAGGGGCTAGGGGAGCTGTCTTTATACCGGGAATTCTATCTCTATAAGGGGGTATCACCTACAGAGCGAGGTGCTCTCTCCCCACAGGGGCACCACCTGTACAGGGCGTCTGTCTCTTTATGAGGGCTACCACCCACCACACACCGAAGTGCTGTCTCTACCCCGGGTACCAGCTATTCAGAGGGACGGCTTTACCTCCACACTGGGGCACCTACACCAGACAGCAGGTCTGCGTACTGGGGGGCTTCTACACGGGGCAGGGGAGCTCAGCGCCCACACCGGCGTGCTCCCTGGGCGGGGGGCTGTCCCTAACACCGGCAATGCCCACACGGGAGCGGGCTCTGTCTCCCCCAGGAGAGCCCCAGCAAGTCCCCCCCGCTCCAGGGGCCTGTGCCCACGGCGGCTTCCCGGGGCGCGCCCTCACCTCGTCGCTGAACACCTGTTGGAGGGAGGGCCCGGTGCTGCCCAGGGTGCCGAGGAGGGCGAGCCAGAGCCCGAGGGAGCTGTAGTATCCCgcctgcagcagcaccatctGCGCCACGATCAGCGCGGGGTCCCACACGTAGCTGCGGAACTGCGCCGCCAtcgcccgcccgccgcccgcgaCGGAagtgccgccgccgccgcgccaGAGCGCCCCCTGGCGCGGGGGAGGACCCGCTGCCGCCCCGAGCCGCGCCCGCTGCCCCGACCCCGATtccgatcccgatcccgatcccgatcccgatcccgatcccgatcccggtcccgatcccgatcccgatcccgatcccgatcccggtcccgatcccggtcccgatcccgatcccgatcccgatcccgatccccGCCCGCTGCCCCCGACTCTCAGCTACGACCTCCGGCCCGGCTGCCCTCTGTGCCCAGTGTCCAGCCCCCGCTCCCTCACAGCTGCCTGCCAAGGGCGTCCCCAGCCCCGTCCTGCCCTGGCTCGGTGTAACCTGGATAAAAGTTGCTGAGCAGACGCAGAGTCCCTCGTGCTCCCCCGTACCCCTCCTGTGATCAGCTCTTGGCTGCGGGGGCTCGGTTTGGTGGCCTCAGTGAGCCGCGGTGTTTGCTTGGCTGCAGGTATGAGAATTGTCACTGTGTGCATAGTGAAATTCCCAAGGCTGTGTGGGACAGCAGAGGATTTTGGAGATAAggcttccccagctgctgtccctgcccgtCTGCACTGGTGTCAGTGTGTTCAGTAACTTGGCTGAGCAGCCCTTGCTTAAGACACAAATACCAACCATACAAGAAATTATTGTCCCCGggtatttcctttcatttccagGCCAGTTCCTGTAGGGGCCGAGGCtcttggcagctgctgcccagctgtgctctttTTAGCTTTAGGCCATCGGGTACCAGGATGTTGTTCTGAGTCCTGgtgtgccctggcagcacctTTCTGTTACAGGGCTGGGTTGGCTTCTTTTGGGAGCTTTCTTCTGATACGTGCTGATTTCTTCTATTCAGCCTCATGAAATGGCCAAGTGCCAGACACCCCGTGCTCCACTGTACCCTTTCTGTGatcagctcctggctgctggggcttgTTGTGAGCTGTCCTGCTTGCTTGGCTTCAGGTATAAGAATTGTCACTGACTTAATAGCAAAATCCCCAAGGCTGTGTCGACAACGGAACATTTTGGAGATAAAATCTTTGctggaaaaaggagaggaggcACCCCCGGGCTGTTTCGGTCGATGGGGGAGTTGCCACAAGAGTCTATTTCACctggaaaagaagagaagacaTAAAAAGGGGAATCCAGGTTCCGAGGGAGGTGGTAGGCTCACATCAGTCGTGGGTGTGGATTTTACTGGCTATAGGAACACAGATTATGATCTCTGACAGGCTCTCATGACGTTTTTTCCATGCCTCTTATGGGAAGTTCCCTATGCAGCTCTGCTgtatgttttcctttcctcattcTGTGAATTTCTGTGCTGAGCCAGGTTTGACACATTTTGTTCCCTGTTCCCGGACTGTCTCCTAGGAAAGATTGTGCAAGGCAGAGGCACATGTCTGGTGGACGTGGGCCACTATTGCTGGGTTCTCACTTAAGCCTTTggagaatttatttttgcagaagcTCCAGCCTTAGCCAGTGCAGAAATGAACAGGGGAAAATCCTAGGGCTGTCTGTTGCCACCACATCGCTGAGCATAAATTGTGACGCTCAACACTTCCTCTGCTAATTCTTAGTAGAAATTggtttcctttcctgaaatctGCCGTGTTTGGGTCTCAGAGACAGGCAAGCCATTGCTCAGATATAAATTCTCACttacttctttcttttataGTCCTTCATAGGACTAACTTGGCCAAAAAATGTTGTCAGTTTAGACAAAGCTGACTAAAACTCCAAGCTGGTGTAAGGTAGGACTCTTGGTATCATTGCTGGGTATCTTTCCCCAGCCAAATATCTGACTTATCCAAAAGCCCATGCTATCACACGATACAAGCCGGTGTTTTGGGAGGTGTTGACTTGAATTGCTTTGGAATTTGAGGCTCCTCCCTGCTTGGTTGCTGCCCTCGTGACTGAAGGTATCGAAtagccacagcagcagctgagcctgaGGTGTGATTTGaggctccctcctgccctggacAGGCAGAGTGCCCATATGGACATGGGCAAGTGCTGTGCTACAAAGACATTTGTGCTGTGACTCAACTGCAGCCCAGTTTGTGAACTTGTTTCCTGTCTGACTTTGTGACAGCATCTTTCATGGTCGTGTTTGTTTGTTCCTGCTCCTGATTTGgctctctctcctctccaggctgctccagcataGGGGAGGGAAGCATGTGTCCTTCTCCTAGAAAAGAGGGTGTTCTCCCTAGGGGGTGCCTTGCCCCCCAATCCCACTCTGTGGAATAAAGTTTAAAGTGGACCTGGAAAGCAAACAGTATTGGGGAATGAAACAGCTTtcttaatttctcatttcttcccctttagttaaaaaaaaaaaaaaaaagttggcgACAGCTGTGAAGGAAATGTGTTAAAAAGGATGTTGAAACACAGAGACCATGATTTCTAGGGTGCCACAGTGGGTGCTGCTCGCCTGACTTCTGGTTAGAACGTCCTTTTTAACCAGTGACTGTTCTGTGTGTGCCACCTGCGTGTTGTGAAGAGCAGCTGGTGGGAGGAAAAGTGGCGATAcgcccaggacacagctgatGACTTGAGGGTGTACCCAGATCACATGAAACTATTGTGGTCACTTCTTTATCAGGAGTGTGGAAAAAGAATACCCTATTTAGCCACAGATTCTTTACATAAAAAATAGCTGTTTTCCTCCCCAGGAATCACTGCCTAAAACAGGAAGCTGTTTATTTAGGTGGTCTGTATTTTACCAGCTGGTGTACAAAGGGTGGTGCTGTCTGAATGACCTTTGCTGGAGTTCATTTCCCTCTTGACTGGAAGGTAGGAGTTGTGCTAAGGTCACCTTTGCTGAAGGGATGGCAAGGCTAAGAGCACACATTTCCAGGATAATTCAACATTAAGTGGCTCAAACCATGGGATGAGAGTTTTCAGtcactcctcttcctccaccCACGTGGTGTGCAGGTGTGTTTTTCCAAAGAGTTCTGTGAATGGACTTCGGaagttgggatttttaaaattctgcttaagGTTTCTTGTTGCTTGATAATCCTACTCTaacctctttttaaaaatttgctgtAGGAACTGTGCTGAGCTTGGCTGGAGAATCTTTTTTCCTGATTAGTGCCACAGAATTTATGATCAAGTTGTTTAAAGGGCCCTGTGTATGGTCTTCTCAAGACTATCTAGACATTTCTTAATGTGCCATGTAAAAGTGAGATTCTCTTCACAGTGTTGTATTTGGACACTCCATTCCACTTCCAGCATGTTTGTGTTGTTGGTAATGACAgctgtttattttgattttcaacATGAGGGTTAGGTCATCCTTCACTGTTGAGCACTAGGTTAGGAACAATGGTGGCCAGCCTGTGTTATTTCTCTGCCAACTGTAATTTTTATATGGAGAATGCAACTGACACACCTTGAATGCGAGAATTCATTGCCcagaagaaatgtgtttttcaacatgcattttattttgcttctgcttctctcctttGTGGTGAAGTTTCAGGAAAGGACATTTCAGTGGTGCATTTTTGCTCTCTGGGCCCAtttgtcctgctgctctctctgaATGTCATATACCCATGGATTTTCTGCATTATTCCAGAGAGGAGAATGTCAGAGGAGAATGTCATGAAAGGAAACACTTGAATGGCAAAACGAAGGCAGCTGTAAGGCCATGAGTTTAGAATTATATTATGATTTTTATGACTGCATTTCCTCTTATTCTCTTGAGATACAGTCACAGAATGTTTCCATGTGTGTGAGGAAGTAAGGTAGATGTACACaatgcactttaaaaatgtcaccAGTAAAGTTACAGGAATTTGTTCTCAAGGTTGAAAAGTACATTAGGGTTtagtttaattttctcttctgtttccaGAAGCCCAAGATCAGCTTGCCTGAAGGATTGTGCATGCAGGTGTGAGATGGATGGACAGTGTGTGTGGTCCCTGGGCCAGACTGACTCCTCTCCATCCTATCACAGCAGAATTTCCCTGGGAGGGAAAACACTGTGCAATGCAAGGTGATTTTTTGGTGGAAGGGGTATGTGTTGAGGGGTATGATTACCAGGAGCTCAGCATATTGTT
Protein-coding sequences here:
- the SYS1 gene encoding protein SYS1 homolog, whose protein sequence is MAAQFRSYVWDPALIVAQMVLLQAGYYSSLGLWLALLGTLGSTGPSLQQVFSDEILGFSTPPGRLSMMAFILNALTCALGLLYFIRRGKQCLDFTVTVHFFHLLGCWAYNSRFPSTLTWWLVHIVCTALMAAIGEYLCMRIELREIPLNSAPKSNV